The Vibrio penaeicida genome contains a region encoding:
- a CDS encoding DNA cytosine methyltransferase, producing the protein MSVVGINTSITFIGKVLEEGATLLRVNEIIVDQYAGGGGASIGISDGLNRSVDIAINHSKSAIELHKVNHPHTDHYCESIFDVCPLETTKGRPVGLLWASPDCKHHSRAAGNRPVDKNIRCLSWSVLKWAAMVPVRVIHMENVEELRKWGPVEEFEQGKWRPIKEKEGETFQAFIDALTTGLNKSHPAWEEIRESLGPEFAHYDKLEKGLGYDLEHEILKAHEYGAPTHRQRLFIVARNDGFPICWPKPTHGNGLLPYKNTANIVDWSLPVKSIFNRKKPLVKKTMIRLAKGFQRFIVEHPDPFIVPDDQSVSFIAETTEGKVQYKARTGGSISIDGQQKFDPLGNVISENNEVLVVSHLVKFKGTNLGHVLDSPLHTICTGNHMSECRTLLIKVNDDQRANLLTKPMTCFTKNDQFGIVKIKGELYMLVDVGMRFLSPRELFNAQGFKENYIIDQDSKGNKFSQASQRERCGNSVPPPLAKALVEANFSYCQSLNVA; encoded by the coding sequence ATGTCAGTTGTCGGCATCAATACAAGCATTACCTTTATTGGCAAAGTGCTAGAAGAGGGAGCAACATTGCTTAGAGTAAACGAGATTATCGTCGATCAATACGCTGGTGGCGGAGGGGCAAGTATCGGCATTTCGGATGGATTAAATCGCTCTGTTGATATTGCGATTAACCACTCCAAAAGCGCGATTGAACTTCATAAAGTAAACCACCCACATACTGACCATTACTGTGAATCCATCTTTGATGTGTGCCCACTGGAAACAACAAAAGGGAGACCCGTTGGTTTGCTTTGGGCTTCACCTGATTGCAAACATCACAGTCGTGCGGCAGGTAATCGGCCTGTTGATAAGAACATTCGTTGTTTAAGTTGGTCGGTATTGAAGTGGGCCGCGATGGTACCAGTGAGAGTCATACACATGGAGAATGTCGAGGAACTCAGAAAGTGGGGCCCTGTTGAAGAGTTCGAGCAAGGAAAGTGGCGTCCAATTAAGGAAAAGGAAGGTGAGACGTTTCAGGCGTTCATTGACGCTCTCACTACCGGTCTGAATAAATCGCATCCGGCATGGGAAGAGATCAGGGAGTCTCTTGGCCCTGAGTTTGCTCATTATGACAAGCTTGAGAAAGGGCTAGGGTATGACCTTGAGCATGAGATTTTAAAGGCGCATGAATACGGCGCACCGACACATCGACAGAGGCTCTTTATTGTCGCTCGCAATGACGGCTTCCCAATTTGTTGGCCAAAGCCGACACATGGAAATGGATTACTCCCATATAAAAACACCGCCAATATTGTTGATTGGAGCTTACCAGTTAAGTCCATTTTTAACCGAAAAAAACCGTTGGTGAAAAAAACCATGATTAGGTTAGCTAAAGGGTTTCAGCGATTCATTGTTGAACATCCAGACCCATTTATTGTTCCTGATGATCAGTCGGTTTCTTTTATTGCTGAAACTACAGAAGGTAAGGTGCAGTACAAGGCCAGAACAGGAGGTTCTATATCAATTGACGGCCAACAGAAATTCGACCCATTGGGGAATGTCATATCAGAGAACAATGAAGTGTTGGTTGTTAGCCATCTTGTGAAGTTTAAGGGTACCAATCTGGGGCATGTTCTTGATTCACCTTTGCATACAATTTGCACCGGTAATCATATGTCCGAATGTCGTACACTACTCATTAAGGTTAATGATGACCAACGCGCAAATTTATTAACCAAACCAATGACTTGCTTTACAAAAAATGACCAGTTTGGAATAGTCAAAATCAAGGGCGAACTATATATGCTCGTTGATGTAGGCATGCGTTTTCTCTCTCCACGAGAGCTGTTCAATGCTCAAGGTTTCAAAGAAAACTACATTATTGATCAGGACTCAAAGGGGAATAAGTTCAGTCAAGCTAGTCAGAGAGAGAGGTGCGGTAACAGTGTACCGCCGCCGTTAGCCAAGGCGTTAGTCGAGGCCAATTTCTCATATTGTCAAAGCCTCAATGTGGCATGA
- a CDS encoding DNA sulfur modification protein DndB has translation MKTEYTDQQIAELLGMYQELKSDSDLQLTCLEGKEGGRVTYSAKVPVEQLLRHFSLVPQLAHKGAAIRIQRELTKARENNIANYIKENDLYLFPQLVAITEDFDVKPTAIENVVTLTIKADCFRYLTDGQGRYRGFELSIDSVDLSKDFVDVKIVKSLGIDEDMQVFCDLNSSISKPNKSIVSAMDNRSALNTIVKNSINRIEWLSPLVDFTKASVTNKGELVDGDCIYTLNQMIEFYKTLTGTTTKSADKLLIDQNKRTIWIEFVSTFFGYLRVNKQFNGLFGDIETLNRTKKETILCTAVCLKALGYVAKTLAIYRLHGYEWSALVQNVDQLDFSIDNPEYLGRCLNLRRRFEDKAFNRKAVAALLLTQMGLDLPDELKKVEQELAAMRKQGEKSHAA, from the coding sequence ATGAAAACTGAATACACCGACCAACAAATCGCTGAACTGCTAGGCATGTATCAAGAGCTCAAGTCAGATTCAGATCTGCAATTAACCTGTCTGGAAGGCAAGGAGGGTGGACGCGTTACATACAGCGCTAAGGTGCCTGTCGAACAACTCCTTCGCCATTTCAGTTTAGTCCCACAACTGGCACACAAAGGTGCCGCTATTCGCATTCAGCGTGAGCTGACAAAGGCTCGTGAGAACAACATTGCCAATTACATCAAAGAGAATGATCTGTATTTGTTTCCACAGCTGGTGGCAATTACAGAAGACTTTGACGTTAAACCGACGGCCATTGAAAATGTCGTGACACTGACAATCAAGGCGGATTGCTTCCGCTATCTAACGGATGGCCAAGGGCGATATCGCGGGTTCGAGCTCTCTATCGACTCGGTTGATCTGTCAAAGGACTTTGTTGATGTAAAGATTGTGAAGTCACTCGGTATTGATGAGGACATGCAGGTGTTCTGTGACTTGAACAGCTCTATTAGCAAACCTAACAAGAGCATTGTCAGTGCTATGGATAACCGCTCGGCGCTTAACACAATCGTCAAGAACTCGATTAATAGAATCGAGTGGTTGAGCCCACTGGTCGATTTTACGAAAGCGTCCGTAACCAATAAGGGTGAACTCGTAGATGGAGACTGCATTTATACTCTGAATCAAATGATTGAGTTTTATAAAACGCTAACTGGCACCACAACGAAGTCGGCTGACAAGCTACTGATTGACCAAAATAAACGGACTATTTGGATTGAGTTTGTGAGTACGTTTTTTGGCTACTTGAGAGTCAACAAGCAATTTAATGGTCTATTCGGCGATATTGAGACGCTAAATCGGACCAAGAAAGAAACCATCTTGTGCACCGCAGTCTGCTTAAAAGCACTGGGATACGTTGCCAAAACATTGGCAATCTATCGACTTCATGGGTATGAGTGGAGCGCACTTGTACAAAATGTAGATCAATTGGATTTTAGTATCGATAACCCTGAGTACCTTGGTCGCTGCTTGAATTTACGCCGCCGATTCGAAGATAAAGCCTTCAACAGAAAAGCGGTTGCAGCCCTATTACTCACTCAGATGGGGCTTGATTTGCCAGACGAGCTTAAAAAGGTAGAGCAAGAGCTCGCCGCAATGAGAAAACAAGGCGAGAAAAGTCATGCAGCGTAA
- a CDS encoding adenine nucleotide alpha hydrolase family protein produces the protein MNIPAELLININTNELNVTSFDAESERKALHGRAYSLFRKAVDEIKIIKLSYLTTCATSFAKDSKVVVMSALQAHVELIKEGKIDKDTPFIVHSIDTGVENPLVVLNCLHSVRGLKKTCEALGVNLELNIGKPPLASQWAALYASGLKILCNAKSNSDCSIIMKIDTAAIVEKSLQEKYPNQEIVTLLGSRHQESARRSASVKKFTPSRTAEELIDNEQLVFCPIQDMSDDEVWSLIKMANPLGGRSMTQSEYDIMGYCSHTFLYHLYKDSSQKGACPTTAKTTQGESPGACGGSARTGCFVCLKSTRDKSGESAAQMARHRAYSLNSNKVRNWLQFISSDIQYRSFLSKAIDYSNGESICLQPNSPSGEILSTMIWYLSMLTFDEKKRAQEFKTLVENGRAHEDITISEIQSDDSLSAQDKSELIEVYTSFATQPLIEPINLELAVYLSGIHARDGIALPKFHGLMVYLAVQGGERIPYPNVDLDKMVESKIPDPIMAIPSVPFESYNPEFNSELSQLGFDREMNCQVQDTFVRTRFLERDVKRLLPEYLTQVNNGYLSVQGLVPVPLFSISGEASRQRKSRKERSERRLLRRKGKIERATSRVNSYAFKARPETSVLEESTSRTVMGFAPHHIKEPVLEAIEFSSMSDERFEVDLNQYFEIMQFELPRLRKQWRAEIKMNEELHGTMFIPSSTQAFNWLTETGILSLSRSAKLSSLRIMSRTNYFRSVGLHSLSNEQLVEMFHQRKAPKNTQIVSLMSMNEYRSFKAENLLEIRAKRSQSRQKVLKQQALRASDEATFQIELMNQMHANHGNYITESILDIVVSEILLRHGVKAFDERRFDLLKETSVAYLRMIKRHFTSSSVFSSYFRSDREYRCPVTETNLEQVGRDLFTQSVEDGFELVRQLGQKTNMCHSKLVVYRMLLESNTADIETELNKAVAWVRTLTEDAKTKASINFSGNLASIDWSNLRL, from the coding sequence ATGAACATACCTGCTGAGCTTCTGATCAACATCAATACCAACGAACTTAACGTGACTAGCTTTGACGCTGAGAGCGAGAGAAAGGCGCTACATGGTCGCGCTTACAGCCTTTTTCGTAAAGCAGTCGACGAGATTAAAATCATTAAGCTCAGCTATCTAACAACTTGTGCAACCTCCTTTGCTAAAGATTCCAAAGTCGTTGTTATGTCGGCGCTACAAGCTCATGTAGAGCTAATTAAAGAGGGCAAAATCGACAAAGATACACCGTTTATCGTGCACAGCATCGATACTGGTGTGGAAAATCCACTTGTGGTTTTAAACTGCCTTCATTCTGTCAGAGGCCTCAAGAAGACCTGTGAAGCATTGGGGGTTAATCTTGAGCTCAATATAGGCAAACCGCCATTGGCAAGCCAGTGGGCCGCGCTCTATGCGTCAGGGCTAAAGATTCTATGTAATGCAAAAAGTAACAGCGATTGTTCAATCATTATGAAAATTGACACCGCGGCCATTGTCGAAAAATCGCTCCAAGAAAAGTACCCAAACCAAGAAATAGTAACCCTTCTTGGCTCCCGTCATCAGGAAAGTGCTCGCCGTAGTGCCAGTGTAAAAAAATTCACGCCGTCACGTACCGCTGAAGAGCTGATTGATAACGAGCAACTGGTGTTTTGTCCAATTCAGGATATGAGTGACGATGAGGTATGGAGTCTCATCAAAATGGCCAACCCCCTCGGTGGCCGATCAATGACTCAATCCGAATATGACATTATGGGGTATTGCTCTCACACCTTCCTATACCATCTTTACAAAGACTCAAGCCAGAAGGGTGCTTGCCCGACTACAGCCAAGACAACGCAAGGCGAATCGCCGGGTGCTTGTGGAGGTTCGGCTAGAACAGGCTGTTTTGTTTGCCTTAAATCTACTCGTGATAAATCGGGCGAATCTGCAGCTCAAATGGCCCGTCATCGCGCTTATTCCCTGAACTCGAACAAAGTACGTAACTGGCTTCAATTTATAAGTAGCGATATCCAATATCGTAGCTTTCTTTCAAAAGCGATTGACTACAGTAACGGTGAATCAATCTGCTTACAGCCAAACTCCCCTAGCGGCGAAATATTATCTACCATGATTTGGTACCTATCGATGTTGACATTTGATGAGAAGAAACGTGCACAAGAGTTTAAAACGCTTGTTGAGAACGGCCGCGCTCATGAAGATATTACGATTTCTGAAATACAATCGGATGATAGCCTGTCTGCTCAAGACAAGTCTGAGCTGATTGAAGTTTACACATCATTCGCTACCCAACCTTTGATAGAGCCTATCAACCTTGAACTCGCTGTCTATCTGTCAGGAATCCATGCACGAGATGGCATTGCCTTGCCAAAGTTCCACGGCCTTATGGTGTATTTGGCGGTTCAAGGGGGGGAACGTATCCCTTACCCGAATGTTGATCTCGACAAAATGGTTGAATCGAAAATACCTGATCCAATCATGGCGATCCCGAGTGTGCCTTTTGAAAGCTACAACCCTGAGTTTAACTCTGAATTGTCTCAGTTAGGCTTCGACCGAGAAATGAACTGCCAAGTCCAAGATACTTTCGTTCGTACCAGATTCTTAGAGCGTGACGTTAAGCGCCTATTGCCGGAATATCTTACTCAGGTGAACAATGGTTATCTATCGGTTCAGGGGCTAGTACCAGTACCACTGTTCAGCATCAGTGGAGAAGCATCGCGACAACGCAAATCTAGAAAGGAGCGCAGTGAGCGTCGACTACTGAGAAGAAAAGGAAAGATTGAGCGCGCTACTAGCCGCGTCAATTCGTATGCGTTCAAAGCGCGCCCAGAGACGTCAGTGCTTGAAGAGTCCACCAGCAGGACTGTGATGGGTTTCGCTCCGCACCACATCAAAGAGCCCGTTCTTGAGGCTATCGAATTTTCTTCGATGAGTGATGAGCGCTTCGAAGTGGACCTAAACCAGTACTTTGAGATCATGCAATTTGAACTTCCTCGACTCAGAAAGCAGTGGCGCGCAGAAATAAAGATGAATGAGGAATTACACGGAACGATGTTTATTCCATCTTCAACTCAGGCGTTCAACTGGCTTACCGAAACGGGAATCTTGAGCCTTTCGCGCAGTGCGAAGCTCTCTTCATTGCGCATTATGTCTAGAACTAATTACTTTAGAAGTGTAGGGCTACATAGCCTTAGTAATGAGCAACTGGTCGAGATGTTCCATCAACGTAAGGCCCCGAAAAATACGCAAATCGTTTCGTTGATGTCCATGAACGAGTACCGATCGTTCAAAGCAGAAAATCTACTGGAAATTAGAGCAAAGCGAAGCCAATCTCGACAAAAGGTACTAAAGCAGCAAGCGCTACGAGCGTCTGATGAAGCTACATTTCAGATAGAGCTGATGAACCAAATGCATGCCAATCACGGCAATTACATCACTGAGTCGATATTAGATATAGTTGTTTCTGAAATCCTGCTCAGACATGGTGTAAAAGCTTTCGATGAACGACGCTTTGACTTGCTTAAGGAGACGAGTGTGGCTTACTTACGCATGATTAAGCGCCATTTCACATCAAGTTCTGTGTTCAGTTCTTACTTCCGCTCAGACCGTGAGTATCGCTGCCCTGTGACTGAAACAAACCTTGAACAAGTAGGGCGCGACTTATTTACTCAAAGTGTTGAAGACGGGTTCGAATTAGTGCGCCAGCTTGGTCAGAAAACCAATATGTGCCATTCGAAGCTAGTGGTTTATCGAATGCTCCTCGAATCGAATACTGCTGACATTGAGACCGAGTTGAACAAGGCTGTGGCATGGGTGAGAACATTAACAGAGGACGCTAAAACCAAGGCGAGCATCAATTTCAGTGGAAACCTCGCTTCAATCGATTGGTCAAACTTACGTTTGTAG
- a CDS encoding sulfurtransferase TusA family protein codes for MKLKQLDAKSVKCPDLTVVVRRFIFREIASDCVAHVITCEPLSTERISHMVHQLEWELLSQHVENGEYHFLIRKP; via the coding sequence ATGAAGCTTAAACAACTCGATGCCAAATCGGTCAAATGCCCTGATTTAACGGTCGTTGTTCGCCGTTTTATTTTCAGGGAAATCGCGAGCGATTGCGTGGCGCATGTCATCACTTGTGAGCCATTGTCGACTGAGAGAATTTCTCACATGGTTCATCAGCTTGAGTGGGAGCTACTCAGCCAACATGTTGAAAATGGTGAATATCACTTTCTGATCCGTAAGCCGTAA
- a CDS encoding coiled-coil domain-containing protein — translation MTNSTQDATKQDYEERLFKIADTMVQNGEKVTIRSILDKFPDINSTSTLSPAYTKWREAQREQINSINNRLSFSPSFNSALIAEVSRLLDAEKALLESDRADLEDQVGILHRELSIQADKFKEAVDTINALKRENSDQRAELQLSAKQIGELREAHAQELQKKEEQHKQQIEEKEQLFSQKLEEKESLIIRHEAKIESLNEANQHNSSEASKYKVLEGQAREQLVAANEEKQTLQEQLKVLPDLRSELNVEKALKTSKQDALTALQGRYDTLQEQSVQLNSQLEVNRSKLETYDQKVQELSNLSKLLNDAQNQISTLSTSERAMVQDMKEMQLELNRREYAQQENANLRGELNATREQLNNSVKQITSLTQQLNKNSD, via the coding sequence ATGACAAACTCGACCCAAGACGCAACCAAACAAGATTACGAGGAGCGATTATTTAAGATCGCAGACACCATGGTTCAGAACGGCGAGAAGGTCACGATCCGTTCAATATTGGACAAATTCCCCGACATAAACTCCACTTCGACATTGTCTCCGGCATACACTAAATGGCGTGAAGCTCAGCGTGAACAGATAAACTCCATTAACAATCGTCTGTCATTTAGCCCATCGTTTAATTCAGCCCTTATCGCCGAAGTCTCACGCCTGTTAGATGCAGAAAAAGCATTATTGGAATCAGATAGAGCTGACCTTGAGGACCAAGTCGGGATTCTCCATAGAGAACTAAGCATTCAAGCTGATAAGTTCAAGGAAGCAGTGGACACGATTAACGCTCTGAAAAGAGAAAACTCTGATCAGAGAGCTGAGCTGCAGCTGTCAGCGAAGCAAATTGGCGAACTGCGTGAAGCCCATGCTCAAGAGCTTCAGAAAAAAGAAGAACAGCATAAACAGCAAATCGAAGAAAAAGAGCAACTCTTCAGCCAGAAGTTAGAGGAAAAAGAGTCGTTAATCATTCGACATGAAGCCAAAATCGAAAGTCTGAATGAGGCCAATCAGCACAACTCATCAGAAGCCTCAAAATACAAAGTCCTTGAAGGTCAGGCTAGAGAACAATTGGTTGCTGCCAATGAAGAAAAGCAAACCCTTCAGGAACAACTAAAAGTGTTACCAGATCTACGTTCTGAGCTGAATGTAGAAAAGGCACTCAAAACGAGTAAACAAGACGCGCTGACTGCCCTGCAAGGCCGTTATGACACGTTGCAAGAACAAAGTGTACAGCTCAATTCACAACTAGAAGTCAACCGCTCTAAGCTGGAAACCTACGATCAGAAAGTTCAAGAGCTCTCCAACCTATCGAAGCTTCTCAATGACGCTCAGAATCAAATATCTACCCTGTCCACATCTGAGCGAGCAATGGTTCAAGATATGAAAGAAATGCAGTTAGAACTGAACCGCCGAGAGTATGCGCAGCAAGAAAATGCCAATTTACGAGGGGAGTTGAATGCGACTAGGGAGCAGCTGAATAACTCAGTGAAACAAATCACTAGCCTTACGCAGCAACTTAACAAAAATTCGGATTAA
- a CDS encoding endonuclease/exonuclease/phosphatase family protein has product MNRLLPIMACVFSWQLNAATIATINTEWLWDHVSPHEGRVVGTEDGNRPPPTEVEYRSELKLIAKKITDLDADIVSLLEIEGEHIAKDLTSLLPEYQYVFKKSRDTFTSQDIAILTKYRVMEGTVSTNPKTYAISTETKKQVRPSKVLAVGLMDGDDSYYVVATHLISKRHNSKKKDAKRVAQAEAIRKAVTKNQPKYDRVIVMGDMNDTPESATLASLMGSNDSAPNLVQWASAEDYSYVYRGKQQLIDHVLVDSGVTNADFYNVDMPGEVSDHRISVLSFD; this is encoded by the coding sequence ATGAACCGCTTATTACCGATTATGGCCTGTGTGTTTTCCTGGCAGCTCAACGCAGCAACAATAGCAACGATTAACACCGAATGGCTTTGGGATCATGTCTCTCCACATGAGGGGCGAGTGGTTGGCACAGAGGATGGCAATCGCCCACCGCCAACAGAAGTTGAATACCGCAGCGAATTAAAGCTAATCGCCAAAAAAATCACTGATCTAGATGCTGATATTGTGTCGCTTCTCGAAATTGAGGGGGAGCACATTGCGAAAGATCTAACGAGTCTCTTGCCAGAGTACCAATACGTATTTAAGAAAAGCCGCGATACGTTCACGTCACAAGATATCGCAATTTTGACAAAGTACCGCGTTATGGAGGGAACGGTTAGTACCAACCCAAAAACCTACGCGATTTCGACTGAAACTAAGAAGCAAGTACGACCATCGAAGGTATTGGCTGTCGGCTTAATGGATGGGGATGACTCATATTACGTTGTGGCAACGCATTTAATTTCGAAAAGACACAACAGTAAGAAAAAGGATGCAAAACGAGTTGCTCAAGCCGAAGCGATTAGAAAAGCCGTCACTAAAAATCAACCAAAATACGATCGAGTGATCGTTATGGGGGATATGAATGATACCCCTGAATCGGCCACCCTTGCCTCATTGATGGGTAGCAATGATAGTGCGCCTAATTTGGTCCAATGGGCAAGTGCCGAAGACTACTCTTACGTATATCGTGGCAAGCAGCAGTTGATTGACCATGTACTAGTAGATTCAGGGGTCACTAACGCTGACTTCTACAATGTTGATATGCCAGGGGAAGTTAGCGACCATCGAATCTCTGTTTTATCATTCGACTAG